The following are encoded together in the Desulfococcus multivorans genome:
- a CDS encoding NAD(P)(+) transhydrogenase (Re/Si-specific) subunit beta yields MSSTAKATSELTVIERYSKSSSLRFNQSEGKHKMEIRTLTNNLMADQPPHPERIVKDRQDPSQSAVPQANITTKTKRVVVVSGYGMALAQAQSEVKHIADLMRQNGKDVKFGVYPVAGRISGHMYVLLTEVEMPCEKEYGMKAINSEFNDPDLIVVVGSTDFFNTFPQFSHQSPYKKNLPEPILLLND; encoded by the coding sequence ATGTCGTCTACTGCGAAAGCTACATCTGAACTGACTGTAATCGAAAGATATTCGAAATCAAGCTCCCTCCGGTTCAATCAGAGCGAAGGTAAGCACAAGATGGAGATTAGGACACTGACAAACAACTTGATGGCGGATCAACCACCCCACCCCGAAAGGATTGTCAAGGACCGGCAGGACCCTTCGCAGTCCGCGGTTCCACAGGCAAACATCACGACAAAAACCAAGCGCGTCGTTGTTGTTTCCGGATACGGCATGGCCCTGGCTCAGGCCCAATCGGAGGTCAAGCATATAGCGGACCTTATGAGACAGAACGGTAAAGACGTCAAATTCGGCGTTTACCCTGTTGCCGGCCGAATATCGGGACATATGTACGTCCTGTTGACGGAAGTCGAGATGCCTTGTGAAAAAGAATATGGGATGAAAGCGATAAATTCGGAGTTCAACGATCCGGATTTGATCGTTGTGGTTGGATCGACAGATTTTTTTAATACATTTCCACAGTTTTCCCACCAAAGCCCCTACAAAAAGAATCTCCCTGAGCCGATTCTTTTGTTGAACGATTGA
- a CDS encoding HEAT repeat domain-containing protein: protein MKQDPFGNLTDWGTVLDLFEELGDNGTLSECQPGLVRILRYKGNWRLREEALKRIGEIQNPSDELISQVMTILADDNIYYDVRILAGEALTRILRNIDNDYSDKISMDVRKITEKLRSTPQPPLFENALRHLYSEATHPEVM from the coding sequence ATGAAGCAAGACCCCTTTGGAAACCTTACCGATTGGGGAACAGTTCTGGATCTCTTCGAGGAACTCGGAGATAACGGCACCCTGAGCGAATGTCAGCCCGGTCTGGTGCGCATACTGCGGTACAAGGGGAACTGGCGACTTCGCGAGGAAGCTCTGAAGCGTATCGGAGAGATTCAAAATCCGTCCGATGAACTGATTTCTCAGGTCATGACGATACTTGCCGACGACAACATCTACTACGATGTCAGAATTCTGGCCGGCGAGGCCTTGACCCGAATATTGAGAAACATCGACAATGATTACTCAGATAAAATCAGTATGGATGTTCGGAAAATTACCGAAAAATTGAGATCGACACCCCAGCCGCCGTTGTTCGAAAACGCCTTGAGGCATCTTTATTCAGAAGCGACACATCCCGAGGTGATGTAA